A single region of the Parcubacteria group bacterium genome encodes:
- the rpoB gene encoding DNA-directed RNA polymerase subunit beta → MDASVRFSPKTDRKFFTTLHDAIPLPDLIESQKQSYDWFLNDGLRELFDEISPIRDFIGRDLELYLEDYYLDDPKFDETTARAKNVSYESAIRVRARLVNKRSGEIKEQEIYLGDFPMMTPRGTFVINGIERVIVSQLIRSAGVFFTSEMVRGTTHYGAKIIPNRGAWLELETDANGAVWVKIDRKRKVAVTSLLRAFGYGSEGEIRALFPGLAVREQAMLDETLKRDSAKNEDEGLKEVYKRIRPGDLATASNAKQLIHAMFFNFDRYDFSKVGRYKINERFKLSVPNDKEHRILRQEDLVLVIREIMRLTRTQEAADDIDHLSNRRVRTVGELVQNKLRVGLARMERIIKDRMSTLDINTITPNQLINARPVIGSIKEFFMSSQLSQFMDQTNPLAELEHKRRLSAMGPGGLSRERAGFDVRDVHRTHYGRICPIATPEGPNIGLVGHLASYARINQFGFLETPYRTVVVDEDGRARVTAQVVYLSALQESQSVTTAATVPIDESGHFTAEKVEARVKGEPMFVPAIEVQYMDISAKQIVSIATSLIPFLEHDDAVRALMGTNMQRQAIAVVRPESPIVGTGVEYRAAMDSGQVLLAEDDGEVIGVQSDKITIKHKKEIKEYRLGKFVRSNASTSMNQKPIVNRGDKVAAGEVIADGAATEGGELALGQNVLVAFLSWEGGNYEDAILISERLVQQDRYTSIHIDDYTIDVRDTKLGPEVITRDIPNVGEDKLKDLDIEGIVRIGAEVSSGDILVGKITPKGEAELSAEEKLLRAIFGEKAKDVRDSSLYLEHGEHGKVVDIKVFSRENGDKLPSGVLKTIQVSVASLRKVQVGDKMAGRHGNKGVISKIVPVEDMPFDENGRPIDIILNPLGVASRMNLGQILETHLGLAAHTLGYKVASPALDGVPESVIREELSRAGYPEDGKIQLYDGKTGLPFNQKATVGYIYMLKLNHLVEDKIHQRSIGPYSLVTQQPLGGKAQFGGQRFGEMEVWALEAYGAAHTLQEILTIKSDDVPGRSKAYEAIIKGERIEKRNVPESFNVLVRELKGLGLDVELLKGGKVVKEQESSERDERRYS, encoded by the coding sequence ATGGATGCATCAGTGCGATTTTCCCCGAAAACAGACCGGAAGTTTTTTACGACCCTGCACGATGCTATTCCGCTCCCGGACCTTATTGAATCCCAGAAACAATCCTATGACTGGTTTTTGAACGATGGTTTGCGCGAGCTGTTTGACGAAATTTCGCCCATTCGGGACTTCATCGGCCGGGATTTGGAGCTGTACCTGGAGGACTACTACCTTGATGACCCCAAGTTTGACGAAACCACGGCGCGCGCCAAGAACGTCAGCTACGAGTCCGCCATCCGGGTGCGCGCCCGGCTCGTGAACAAGCGGAGCGGGGAAATCAAGGAGCAGGAGATTTACCTGGGCGATTTTCCCATGATGACCCCGCGCGGCACGTTCGTCATCAACGGCATTGAGCGCGTGATCGTGTCCCAGCTCATCCGCAGCGCCGGCGTATTTTTCACGTCCGAGATGGTGCGCGGGACCACGCACTACGGCGCCAAGATCATTCCGAACCGCGGGGCGTGGCTGGAACTGGAGACCGATGCAAACGGCGCCGTCTGGGTGAAGATTGACCGCAAGCGCAAGGTGGCGGTCACGTCGCTTCTGCGCGCGTTCGGGTACGGATCCGAAGGCGAGATCCGCGCGCTCTTCCCGGGCTTGGCCGTTCGCGAGCAGGCCATGCTTGATGAGACGCTCAAGCGGGATTCCGCCAAGAATGAGGACGAGGGGCTCAAGGAAGTGTACAAGCGCATCCGCCCCGGCGACCTTGCCACGGCGTCCAACGCCAAGCAGTTGATCCATGCCATGTTTTTCAATTTTGACCGGTACGACTTTTCAAAGGTGGGGCGCTACAAGATCAACGAGCGCTTTAAGCTCTCGGTGCCGAACGACAAAGAGCACCGCATCCTGCGCCAGGAGGATCTGGTGCTCGTCATCCGGGAGATCATGCGCTTAACGCGCACCCAGGAGGCTGCCGATGACATTGACCACCTCTCAAACCGGCGCGTGCGCACCGTTGGAGAACTCGTGCAGAACAAGCTGCGGGTCGGCCTCGCCCGCATGGAGCGCATCATCAAGGACCGCATGTCAACCTTGGACATTAACACCATTACCCCGAACCAGCTCATCAACGCGCGGCCGGTGATCGGCTCCATCAAAGAGTTTTTCATGTCTTCCCAGCTTTCGCAGTTCATGGACCAGACCAACCCCCTCGCCGAGCTTGAGCACAAGCGCAGGCTCTCGGCCATGGGCCCGGGCGGGCTTTCGCGCGAGCGGGCAGGGTTTGACGTGCGCGACGTGCACCGCACGCACTACGGCCGCATCTGCCCCATTGCGACTCCGGAAGGCCCGAACATCGGGCTCGTGGGGCATTTGGCTTCGTACGCGCGCATCAACCAGTTCGGATTTTTGGAAACGCCGTATCGCACCGTGGTTGTGGACGAGGATGGCCGCGCGCGCGTAACGGCGCAGGTGGTCTATTTGTCCGCGCTCCAGGAATCGCAGAGCGTCACCACGGCAGCGACCGTGCCCATTGACGAGAGCGGGCACTTTACAGCCGAGAAGGTGGAGGCGCGCGTGAAAGGGGAGCCTATGTTCGTTCCAGCTATCGAGGTGCAGTATATGGATATTTCGGCAAAGCAGATTGTGAGCATTGCCACTTCCTTGATTCCGTTTTTGGAGCACGATGACGCGGTCCGCGCGCTGATGGGAACGAACATGCAGCGCCAGGCCATTGCCGTGGTGCGCCCCGAATCCCCGATTGTGGGCACGGGCGTTGAGTACCGCGCAGCCATGGACTCGGGCCAGGTGCTGCTCGCGGAGGATGACGGCGAGGTGATTGGCGTGCAGTCCGACAAGATCACCATCAAGCACAAGAAAGAAATCAAAGAGTACCGCTTGGGCAAGTTCGTCCGCTCCAATGCATCCACCAGCATGAACCAGAAGCCCATCGTAAACCGCGGCGACAAAGTGGCGGCCGGCGAGGTGATTGCGGACGGCGCGGCAACGGAGGGCGGCGAGTTGGCGCTCGGCCAGAACGTTTTGGTTGCATTCCTCTCCTGGGAAGGCGGCAACTACGAGGATGCCATCCTGATTTCCGAGCGCCTGGTGCAGCAGGACCGGTACACCTCCATCCATATTGACGACTACACCATTGACGTGCGCGACACCAAACTCGGGCCCGAGGTGATCACGCGCGACATTCCGAACGTGGGCGAGGACAAGCTTAAGGATCTGGACATAGAGGGCATTGTCCGCATTGGCGCCGAAGTTTCAAGCGGCGACATCCTGGTGGGCAAGATTACCCCCAAGGGCGAGGCTGAACTTTCCGCCGAAGAAAAGCTCTTGCGCGCCATTTTCGGAGAAAAAGCCAAAGACGTGCGCGACTCTTCCTTGTACCTTGAGCATGGAGAGCACGGAAAGGTTGTTGACATTAAAGTTTTTTCCCGCGAAAACGGGGACAAACTCCCCTCGGGCGTGCTCAAGACCATCCAGGTGTCCGTGGCAAGCCTGCGCAAGGTCCAGGTAGGGGACAAAATGGCGGGCCGGCACGGCAACAAGGGCGTCATTTCAAAAATCGTGCCCGTGGAAGACATGCCGTTTGATGAGAATGGGCGCCCGATAGATATCATCTTAAATCCTCTTGGCGTGGCAAGCCGCATGAACCTCGGGCAGATTTTAGAGACCCACCTTGGCTTGGCCGCGCACACGTTGGGGTACAAGGTCGCGAGCCCGGCGCTTGACGGGGTGCCGGAGAGCGTGATTCGCGAAGAGCTTTCCCGCGCCGGGTACCCGGAGGATGGCAAAATTCAGCTCTACGACGGCAAAACCGGATTGCCTTTCAACCAGAAAGCCACGGTCGGCTACATTTACATGCTCAAACTGAACCATTTGGTTGAGGACAAAATCCACCAGCGGTCAATCGGCCCATACTCGCTCGTCACCCAGCAGCCACTGGGCGGGAAAGCCCAGTTCGGCGGCCAGCGGTTCGGAGAAATGGAAGTGTGGGCATTGGAAGCCTATGGCGCGGCCCACACCCTGCAGGAAATTTTGACCATCAAATCCGATGACGTGCCGGGCCGGTCCAAGGCGTACGAAGCCATCATCAAGGGCGAGCGCATTGAGAAGCGCAACGTGCCGGAGTCATTTAACGTTTTGGTGCGCGAACTCAAAGGCCTAGGCCTTGACGTAGAGCTTTTGAAAGGGGGGAAAGTGGTTAAAGAGCAAGAGTCCAGCGAGCGGGACGAACGCCGCTATTCATAA
- the rpoC gene encoding DNA-directed RNA polymerase subunit beta', producing MSTPSSTKTLSSGYPTSRMVDFDAIRLRLASPDEIHEWSYGEVQKPETINYRTQKPEKDGLFDERIFGPTKDWECYCGKYKRIRYKGIVCDKCGVEVTRALVRRERMGHIDLAAPVSHIWFLRGVPSKIGLVLDLSVQDLEKVIYFASFIVTSVDEEKKKALIEQVGQEFKSKGAQLSREFEKALSDRHSQLAASGISGAELSDRAKQEKAILEKLLAEKRDQLERAFELACEELNGLSPMQIVSESAYHDLSLKYGHIFEAGIGAEAIHYLLSNVNLQASIAAMDKQLEKAKGGKRKKIMRRAKLLSSLLKTGIAPQSMVLTAIPVIPPDLRPMVQLDGGRFATSDLNDLYRRVINRNNRLKRLKELNAPEVIVRNEKRMLQEAVDALIDNGARHGKTVTASTGQRRVLRSIADMLKGKQGRFRQNLLGKRIDYSGRSVIVVGPKLKLHQCGLPKTMALELFKPFVISQLIKRETVHNVRSANRYIEAGHADVWDILEEVTRDAHVLLNRAPTLHRLGIQAFQPVLIEGKAIQVHPLVCSAFNADFDGDQMAVHVPLTTEARKEAAEIMLSAKNLLKPATGEPVVTPGLDIVFGCYFLTQVDEQTEPYQGVFSSSSEAKLAYDSGYITLHQRLTASHEGERMETTVGRLLFNEIMPEGITYINTVTNKKVLKDITGQCFYLHGLERTAKMLDDMMRLGFFYATRSGMSWAMADLPNLGQKRELLAQSQAEVDLVASQYEEGLLTDDERHARVIEIWARVKDQVTLAAQKSFEGNKLNPVYTMIESGARGSWGQTTQMMGMKGLVTSPSGATMELPVKANFKEGFDVLEYFISTHGARKGLTDTALRTANAGYLTRRLIDVAQDIIVSEDDCGDTGGWEITRLDSEALNTTVAERLLGRVLAEPVTGPRGKVLIAAGEFVSRKDLEKVAGASLEFAKIRSVLSCHSRRGTCRKCYGYDLGYNTPVELGTAVGIIAAQSIGEPGTQLTMRTFHTGGVASSQDITQGLPRVEEIFEARRITKGAVVSEITGTVRRIAEEGGIRTIEVVASANQEEKYDLEEYGEESCKVSDGDRVKKGDVLFSDGDDVVNAVLDGTVKKTKKFLRVVAAAGDAVAYAVPGVFAALVSEGDLVNAGDVLTEGSVDLHQLYELKGEDAAKRYIMAEIQNIYSSQGQKLNDKHLEIIARQMFSRVYVKEAGDTDFLPGEIVDRANFNAVNRDMAKAKKQQATGEVLLLGVTKASLSTESFLSAASFQETARVLIDAAISGKVDHLRGLKENVIIGRLIPAGTGFQASLDRK from the coding sequence ATGTCTACCCCATCATCCACAAAAACGCTTTCTTCAGGGTATCCGACCAGCCGCATGGTTGATTTTGACGCCATCCGGCTCCGGCTCGCCTCGCCCGACGAAATCCACGAGTGGTCGTACGGCGAGGTGCAGAAGCCCGAGACTATCAACTACCGGACACAGAAGCCGGAAAAAGACGGCCTCTTTGACGAGCGCATTTTCGGGCCCACCAAGGACTGGGAGTGCTACTGCGGCAAGTACAAGCGCATCCGCTACAAGGGCATTGTGTGCGACAAGTGCGGCGTTGAAGTGACGCGCGCCTTGGTGCGGCGCGAGCGCATGGGGCACATTGACCTGGCGGCTCCGGTGTCGCACATCTGGTTTTTGCGGGGCGTGCCCTCCAAGATCGGATTAGTGCTTGATCTTTCGGTGCAGGATTTAGAAAAGGTCATCTATTTTGCGAGTTTTATCGTGACTTCGGTTGACGAGGAAAAGAAGAAAGCGCTCATTGAGCAAGTTGGCCAGGAGTTTAAGAGCAAGGGCGCGCAGCTTTCCCGCGAGTTTGAGAAAGCGCTCTCCGACAGGCACTCACAGCTCGCCGCGAGCGGCATATCCGGCGCCGAACTCTCGGACCGCGCCAAACAGGAGAAAGCAATTCTTGAGAAGCTCTTGGCGGAAAAGCGCGATCAGCTTGAACGCGCCTTTGAGCTTGCGTGCGAAGAGCTCAACGGGCTTTCCCCCATGCAGATCGTATCAGAGAGCGCGTACCACGACCTTTCGCTTAAGTACGGGCATATTTTTGAGGCCGGAATCGGCGCCGAGGCCATCCATTACCTGCTCTCAAACGTTAATTTGCAGGCGTCCATTGCGGCCATGGACAAGCAGCTTGAGAAGGCAAAAGGCGGCAAGCGCAAAAAGATCATGCGCCGCGCCAAGCTGCTCTCAAGCCTTTTGAAGACCGGCATAGCGCCCCAATCCATGGTGCTCACCGCGATTCCGGTGATTCCTCCGGATTTGCGGCCCATGGTGCAGTTGGACGGGGGGCGGTTCGCCACGAGCGATTTGAATGATTTGTACCGCCGCGTCATCAACCGAAACAACCGCTTAAAGCGGCTCAAGGAACTGAACGCTCCGGAAGTCATTGTGCGCAACGAAAAGCGCATGTTGCAGGAAGCGGTAGACGCGCTCATAGACAACGGTGCCAGGCACGGCAAGACCGTGACCGCTTCAACGGGCCAGCGTCGCGTACTGCGGTCCATCGCGGACATGCTCAAGGGCAAGCAGGGCCGGTTTAGGCAGAACTTGTTGGGAAAGCGCATTGATTACTCGGGCCGCTCGGTGATCGTGGTCGGCCCCAAGCTCAAACTGCACCAGTGCGGCTTGCCCAAGACCATGGCTTTGGAGCTCTTCAAGCCGTTTGTCATCAGCCAGCTCATCAAGCGGGAGACCGTGCACAATGTACGGTCAGCTAACCGCTACATTGAGGCTGGGCACGCGGACGTGTGGGACATCCTGGAAGAGGTCACGCGAGATGCGCACGTGCTCCTAAACCGCGCCCCCACGCTGCACCGTTTGGGCATCCAGGCATTCCAGCCCGTGCTGATTGAGGGCAAGGCAATCCAGGTCCACCCGCTCGTCTGCAGCGCTTTTAACGCCGATTTTGACGGAGACCAGATGGCCGTGCACGTGCCCCTGACCACGGAGGCCCGCAAAGAGGCTGCCGAGATCATGCTCTCCGCCAAAAATCTTTTGAAGCCGGCAACCGGAGAACCGGTAGTGACTCCGGGGCTTGATATCGTGTTCGGCTGCTACTTTTTGACTCAAGTTGATGAACAAACAGAACCCTACCAGGGAGTGTTTTCGTCTTCCAGCGAGGCCAAGCTCGCCTATGACTCCGGGTACATTACCTTGCACCAGCGCCTGACCGCCTCCCACGAAGGAGAACGCATGGAAACCACGGTCGGCAGGCTCCTCTTTAACGAAATCATGCCGGAAGGCATTACCTACATAAATACGGTTACCAATAAAAAGGTGCTTAAAGATATTACGGGCCAGTGCTTCTACCTCCATGGCCTGGAGCGCACCGCAAAGATGCTTGATGACATGATGCGCCTGGGGTTTTTCTACGCGACCCGGTCCGGCATGAGCTGGGCCATGGCTGATCTGCCGAATTTGGGCCAGAAGCGCGAGCTCCTCGCCCAGTCTCAAGCCGAAGTGGATTTGGTCGCCTCGCAGTACGAAGAGGGTTTGCTCACGGACGATGAGCGCCACGCGCGCGTGATTGAAATTTGGGCCCGCGTCAAAGACCAGGTAACCCTCGCCGCCCAGAAATCGTTTGAAGGCAATAAGCTGAATCCTGTGTACACCATGATTGAGTCCGGCGCGCGCGGCTCCTGGGGCCAGACCACGCAGATGATGGGCATGAAGGGTCTCGTGACTTCGCCCAGCGGCGCCACCATGGAGTTGCCGGTGAAGGCGAATTTCAAAGAGGGATTTGACGTTTTGGAGTACTTTATTTCCACGCACGGCGCGCGCAAGGGCTTGACGGATACCGCCTTGCGGACCGCGAATGCCGGGTACCTCACGCGCCGGCTTATTGACGTGGCCCAGGACATTATTGTTTCCGAGGATGATTGCGGCGACACCGGAGGGTGGGAGATAACGCGGCTGGATTCCGAAGCCTTAAACACCACGGTTGCCGAGCGCCTGCTCGGGCGCGTGCTCGCAGAGCCCGTTACCGGGCCGCGCGGCAAAGTGCTTATTGCCGCCGGGGAGTTCGTATCGCGCAAGGATTTGGAAAAAGTTGCGGGCGCGAGCCTTGAGTTCGCCAAGATCCGTTCGGTGCTTTCGTGCCACTCGCGCCGCGGCACCTGCCGCAAGTGCTATGGCTATGACCTGGGGTACAACACTCCGGTTGAGCTCGGTACTGCGGTGGGCATCATTGCCGCCCAATCCATCGGGGAGCCGGGCACCCAGCTCACCATGCGCACGTTCCACACCGGGGGCGTCGCTTCCAGCCAGGACATCACTCAAGGGTTGCCGCGGGTGGAAGAAATTTTTGAGGCTCGCCGCATCACCAAGGGCGCCGTGGTTTCCGAAATCACGGGCACGGTCCGGCGCATTGCCGAAGAGGGCGGCATCCGCACGATTGAGGTGGTGGCGAGCGCCAACCAGGAGGAGAAGTACGATTTGGAAGAGTACGGGGAAGAGAGCTGCAAGGTTTCCGATGGCGACCGCGTCAAAAAGGGAGACGTGCTGTTCTCGGACGGGGACGACGTGGTGAACGCGGTTCTTGACGGCACGGTCAAAAAGACCAAAAAGTTTTTGCGTGTGGTTGCCGCCGCAGGCGACGCGGTGGCGTATGCGGTCCCGGGCGTGTTTGCGGCGCTCGTTTCGGAAGGCGATCTGGTGAATGCCGGAGACGTGCTCACCGAGGGGAGCGTTGACCTGCACCAGCTCTACGAGCTCAAGGGCGAGGATGCGGCAAAGCGGTACATCATGGCCGAGATCCAGAACATCTACTCAAGCCAGGGCCAGAAGCTCAATGACAAGCATCTGGAAATCATCGCGCGCCAGATGTTTTCGCGCGTGTACGTAAAAGAAGCCGGAGACACGGATTTTTTGCCCGGCGAAATCGTGGACCGCGCGAATTTCAATGCGGTAAACCGCGACATGGCAAAAGCAAAAAAACAGCAGGCAACCGGCGAGGTCCTGCTCCTGGGCGTTACCAAGGCATCGCTTTCCACCGAAAGTTTCCTCTCCGCGGCATCGTTCCAGGAGACGGCCCGCGTCTTGATTGATGCGGCCATTTCCGGCAAAGTGGACCATCTGCGGGGCCTCAAGGAAAACGTCATCATCGGCCGCCTCATACCGGCGGGTACCGGCTTCCAGGCCTCTCTGGACCGGAAGTAA
- a CDS encoding Fic family protein, whose translation MLEIKQFDQRLKSIPDSIWQKITKIDHLQGQWIAGAKLSPQALGRLKRSVLITSTGASTRIEGAKLSDEDIEKLMSGLAVQKFADRDSQEARGYYELLEHVFDGWKNLPFSENNIKHFHKELLKYATKDEAHRGDYKKQENRVQMLDASGQSVAVLFDTTPAYLTPKETQELAAWTADALKTKAYHPLLTIGHFVVSFLKIHPFQDGNGRLSRILTNLLLLQAGYEYMPYVSHEKLIEDNKPAYYVALRKSQKTFGANQESITPWLDFFLDIILKQSAMALDLLSKENIEKLLTKKQLAVWEYLQKVDGAAPGEIAQATAVAQPTVRQALTKLLKLKKVERLGQGRSTNYRIIKK comes from the coding sequence ATGCTCGAAATCAAGCAATTTGACCAAAGGCTCAAATCAATTCCAGACTCAATCTGGCAGAAAATCACGAAAATTGACCATCTGCAAGGCCAGTGGATTGCCGGAGCCAAGCTCTCCCCGCAAGCGCTGGGTCGGCTCAAGCGGTCGGTTTTAATTACTTCAACCGGGGCCTCAACCCGCATTGAAGGCGCCAAGCTCTCTGACGAGGACATTGAAAAACTCATGTCCGGCTTGGCCGTGCAGAAATTCGCGGATCGCGATTCCCAGGAAGCCCGGGGCTATTATGAACTGCTGGAGCATGTTTTTGATGGCTGGAAAAATCTGCCGTTCAGCGAGAATAACATTAAGCACTTCCATAAAGAATTGCTTAAATACGCGACCAAGGATGAAGCGCATCGCGGTGATTACAAAAAACAGGAAAACAGAGTGCAGATGCTTGATGCCAGCGGCCAGAGCGTAGCGGTTCTATTTGACACTACGCCTGCCTATCTTACTCCGAAAGAAACGCAAGAACTGGCGGCATGGACGGCTGACGCGCTCAAAACCAAGGCCTATCACCCGCTTTTGACTATTGGCCACTTTGTTGTCTCCTTCCTGAAAATCCATCCCTTTCAAGACGGCAACGGTCGGCTGTCGCGGATTCTGACTAACCTGCTCCTTCTGCAAGCCGGCTACGAGTATATGCCATATGTTTCCCATGAAAAGCTGATAGAAGACAATAAGCCAGCATATTATGTAGCGCTCCGCAAAAGCCAAAAAACCTTTGGCGCCAATCAAGAGAGTATTACTCCGTGGCTTGATTTCTTTTTGGATATTATCTTGAAACAATCAGCCATGGCCCTGGATTTATTATCCAAAGAAAACATTGAGAAGCTATTAACCAAAAAACAGCTCGCGGTTTGGGAATATCTGCAAAAGGTTGACGGGGCCGCGCCGGGCGAGATCGCCCAAGCCACTGCTGTTGCCCAGCCCACGGTCCGGCAGGCACTGACTAAATTGCTGAAACTAAAGAAAGTTGAACGCCTCGGCCAAGGCCGGTCAACGAATTATCGTATAATCAAGAAATAA
- a CDS encoding thermonuclease family protein: protein MRVPALRARGISTLILVVLAAAVGFLYAKKNQLPLIGAESREAVVVDYAIDGDTIKLPSGERVRLIGIDAPEKGQCFYEESRQFAQSFLDGRTVILERDISGEDDYQRLLRYVFFPAPSESEDREFVNDALVRQGYARAVASPRASARQPTALRPDHLASALNPQPCAMLPRLSFLPRQAVLCALGFLFRCYPQANARPI, encoded by the coding sequence ATGCGCGTTCCTGCGTTGCGCGCCCGGGGCATTTCCACGCTCATCCTGGTTGTGCTGGCAGCGGCAGTCGGTTTTTTGTACGCCAAAAAAAATCAGCTTCCCCTCATCGGTGCAGAGTCCCGGGAGGCAGTAGTTGTTGACTATGCCATAGACGGCGACACCATCAAGCTGCCGAGCGGGGAGCGCGTGCGCTTGATCGGCATTGACGCTCCGGAAAAGGGGCAGTGTTTTTACGAGGAGTCGCGGCAGTTCGCCCAGTCGTTCCTGGACGGCCGCACCGTCATTCTAGAGCGGGATATTTCCGGTGAGGATGATTACCAGAGGCTCTTGCGGTATGTGTTTTTTCCGGCCCCGTCAGAGAGTGAGGATCGCGAGTTTGTAAATGATGCGCTTGTGCGCCAGGGGTATGCCCGGGCAGTGGCCAGCCCGCGGGCTTCCGCAAGGCAACCAACTGCCCTTAGGCCGGATCATCTAGCGTCCGCATTAAATCCTCAACCATGCGCAATGCTTCCGCGGTTGAGCTTTTTACCGCGGCAAGCTGTTCTTTGCGCTCTTGGTTTTTTGTTTCGCTGTTATCCGCAAGCAAATGCGCGGCCCATTTGA
- a CDS encoding A/G-specific adenine glycosylase, which translates to MTKKPRPQPKKLSKEQIRAFRKTVYRHYATGARPFLWRNTRDPYKILVSEIMLQQTQAERVSEQYPLFMERFPTVGALGRARLKSVIRQWQGLGYNRRAKMLWEAARAIITEHNGRIPKDAGALQKLPGLGPYTARAVLVFAFNQPHAMIETNIRSVFLHHFFPNKKGVDDARLEPLIGQALDVRNPRKWYSALMDYGAHLKKTVPNPSRASRHHSVQSRFAGSNREIRGNIIKLLLKKRHQTKTQLIRELDADPVRAARILAQMQTEGLLKKQDTRFVIA; encoded by the coding sequence ATGACCAAGAAACCGCGACCACAACCGAAGAAGCTCTCTAAGGAGCAAATCCGCGCATTCCGGAAAACAGTCTACAGGCACTATGCGACAGGGGCCCGGCCTTTTTTGTGGCGGAACACCCGCGACCCGTACAAGATTCTGGTGTCGGAAATCATGCTCCAGCAGACCCAGGCAGAGCGCGTGTCAGAACAATACCCCCTCTTTATGGAGCGCTTCCCCACGGTGGGCGCACTCGGGCGAGCCCGGCTCAAATCAGTCATCCGGCAATGGCAGGGACTCGGGTACAACCGCCGCGCCAAAATGCTCTGGGAGGCGGCGCGCGCCATTATAACAGAACACAACGGCCGCATCCCCAAAGACGCGGGCGCTCTCCAAAAACTTCCGGGGCTCGGGCCGTACACGGCGCGGGCCGTGCTGGTGTTCGCGTTCAACCAGCCGCACGCCATGATTGAAACAAACATCCGCTCCGTATTTTTGCACCACTTTTTTCCAAACAAAAAAGGTGTGGATGACGCACGGCTTGAGCCCCTGATTGGGCAGGCGCTTGACGTGCGCAACCCACGGAAGTGGTATTCGGCGCTCATGGACTATGGGGCCCACCTCAAAAAAACAGTTCCCAACCCGAGCCGCGCGAGCCGCCACCATAGCGTGCAATCCCGGTTTGCCGGCTCAAACCGGGAAATTCGCGGAAACATCATAAAACTGCTGCTTAAAAAGCGGCATCAAACCAAAACGCAGCTTATCAGAGAACTGGATGCTGATCCCGTGCGCGCGGCGCGTATTCTCGCACAGATGCAAACCGAAGGGTTGCTCAAAAAACAGGACACTCGGTTTGTGATAGCGTAA
- a CDS encoding thioredoxin domain-containing protein encodes MEPEQTQSAQGNQKTEQSASATDTLTKKQRRALKKLEKREQRQHAERGRTVKTWAAWIAAIAVIALGLAWLVASSNSQGSAEAPPPSEIAARDWTHGSEAAPAQIIEYSDFQCPACGAYYPIIKQLTQEFGEDLRFAYRHFPLNAIHPNAEPAARAAEAAGIQGRFWEMHDALFENQSAWSGAGNPFDLFAQYANGIGLDAAQFEADYESSAVKDAVRAHESAGRRLGVNGTPTFVLNGERIENPQSYEAFRDLLVSIVGEPELATSPDDQETATTTEEAL; translated from the coding sequence ATGGAACCAGAACAAACACAATCCGCACAGGGAAACCAAAAAACCGAGCAGTCCGCCTCCGCGACGGATACGCTGACCAAAAAGCAGCGCAGGGCCCTCAAAAAACTGGAAAAGCGCGAACAGAGGCAGCACGCGGAACGCGGGAGGACGGTAAAAACATGGGCAGCGTGGATTGCCGCGATTGCCGTGATCGCCCTGGGACTCGCGTGGCTTGTAGCGAGTTCAAACTCGCAGGGCAGCGCGGAAGCGCCCCCGCCCTCCGAAATAGCGGCGCGCGACTGGACCCACGGAAGCGAAGCCGCCCCGGCACAGATCATTGAGTACAGCGACTTCCAGTGCCCGGCCTGCGGCGCCTACTACCCCATCATCAAACAGCTGACCCAAGAATTCGGGGAGGACCTGCGGTTTGCGTACCGGCACTTTCCCCTGAACGCGATCCACCCGAACGCCGAGCCTGCGGCCCGCGCCGCAGAAGCGGCAGGCATACAGGGGCGTTTTTGGGAAATGCATGATGCGCTGTTTGAGAACCAGAGCGCATGGTCCGGCGCGGGGAATCCGTTTGATTTGTTCGCGCAATACGCCAATGGCATAGGATTGGATGCGGCGCAATTTGAGGCTGACTATGAATCAAGCGCCGTAAAAGACGCGGTCCGCGCGCACGAAAGCGCAGGCAGGCGGCTCGGGGTGAATGGAACGCCCACGTTTGTGCTGAACGGCGAGCGGATTGAGAACCCGCAGAGCTATGAAGCGTTCAGGGACTTGCTCGTTTCAATTGTTGGGGAACCAGAACTCGCGACAAGCCCGGATGACCAAGAAACCGCGACCACAACCGAAGAAGCTCTCTAA